The following are encoded together in the Pseudoxanthomonas sp. YR558 genome:
- a CDS encoding fasciclin domain-containing protein, producing the protein MPAAAEPAMAKDIVDTAVGSPDHTTLVSAVQAAGLAETLKGAGPFTVFAPTNAAFSALPAGTVDTLLKPESKADLTAVLTYHVVAGNVDAAALTSQIEAGGGTATLKTVQGGELKARLADGGVTLTDAKGNTAKVTTADLRASNGVIHVVDKVLMP; encoded by the coding sequence ATGCCTGCCGCGGCCGAACCTGCGATGGCGAAGGACATCGTCGATACCGCCGTGGGCTCACCCGATCACACGACCCTGGTCAGCGCCGTGCAGGCCGCAGGCCTGGCCGAAACGCTCAAGGGCGCAGGACCGTTTACCGTCTTCGCTCCGACCAACGCCGCCTTCAGCGCGCTACCGGCCGGTACCGTCGATACGCTGCTGAAGCCCGAGAGCAAGGCTGACCTCACTGCCGTGCTGACCTATCACGTGGTCGCCGGCAACGTGGATGCCGCCGCGCTGACTTCGCAGATCGAAGCCGGCGGTGGCACTGCGACGTTGAAGACCGTGCAGGGCGGTGAACTGAAAGCCCGGCTGGCCGACGGTGGCGTCACCCTTACCGATGCCAAGGGCAACACCGCCAAGGTCACGACGGCCGATCTGAGGGCCAGCAACGGCGTCATCCACGTGGTCGACAAGGTGCTGATGCCGTAA